Proteins from a genomic interval of Panthera uncia isolate 11264 chromosome C1 unlocalized genomic scaffold, Puncia_PCG_1.0 HiC_scaffold_4, whole genome shotgun sequence:
- the MED8 gene encoding mediator of RNA polymerase II transcription subunit 8 isoform X3, with protein MSPRQRSFFSKTYLEQERQTEGRVPVFSHEVVPDHLRTKPDPEVEEQEKQLTTDAARIGADVAQKQIQSLNKMCSNLLEKISKEERESESGGLRPNKQTFNPADTNALVAAVAFGKGLSNWRPSGSSGPGQPGQPGAGTILAGASGLQQVQMAGAPSQQQPMLSGVQMAQAGQTGKMPSGIKTNIKSASMHPYQR; from the exons ATGTCCCCAAGGCAAAGATCTTTCTTCTCCAAGACCTATCTTGAGCAAGAG CGGCAGACTGAAGGACGAGTGCCTGTTTTCAGCCATGAGGTGGTCCCTGACCATCTGAGAACCAAGCCTGATCCTGAGGTTGAAGAGCAAGAGAAGCAACTAACAACAGATGCTGCCCGTATTGGTGCTGATGTGGCTCAG AAGCAGATCCAGAGCTTGAATAAAATGTGCTCAAACCTCCtggagaaaatcagcaaagaggaGCGGGAATCAGAGAGTGGAG GTCTTCGGCCGAACAAGCAGACCTTTAACCCTGCAGACACCAATGCCTTAGTAGCAGCTGTGGCCTTTGGGAAGGGGCTGTCTAACTGGAGACCTTCAGGTAGCAGTGGTCCTGGCCAGCCAGGCCAGCCAGGAGCCGGCACAATCCTTGCAGGAGCCTCAGGATTACAGCAAGTGCAGATGGCAGGAGCTCCAAGCCAGCAGCAGCCAATGCTCAGTGGGGTGCAGATGGCCCAAGCAGGTCAAACAG GAAAAATGCCAAGTGGAATAAAAACCAACATCAAGTCAGCTTCAATGCATCCCTACCAGCGGTGA
- the MED8 gene encoding mediator of RNA polymerase II transcription subunit 8 isoform X4, which translates to MRQTEGRVPVFSHEVVPDHLRTKPDPEVEEQEKQLTTDAARIGADVAQKQIQSLNKMCSNLLEKISKEERESESGGLRPNKQTFNPADTNALVAAVAFGKGLSNWRPSGSSGPGQPGQPGAGTILAGASGLQQVQMAGAPSQQQPMLSGVQMAQAGQTGKMPSGIKTNIKSASMHPYQR; encoded by the exons ATG CGGCAGACTGAAGGACGAGTGCCTGTTTTCAGCCATGAGGTGGTCCCTGACCATCTGAGAACCAAGCCTGATCCTGAGGTTGAAGAGCAAGAGAAGCAACTAACAACAGATGCTGCCCGTATTGGTGCTGATGTGGCTCAG AAGCAGATCCAGAGCTTGAATAAAATGTGCTCAAACCTCCtggagaaaatcagcaaagaggaGCGGGAATCAGAGAGTGGAG GTCTTCGGCCGAACAAGCAGACCTTTAACCCTGCAGACACCAATGCCTTAGTAGCAGCTGTGGCCTTTGGGAAGGGGCTGTCTAACTGGAGACCTTCAGGTAGCAGTGGTCCTGGCCAGCCAGGCCAGCCAGGAGCCGGCACAATCCTTGCAGGAGCCTCAGGATTACAGCAAGTGCAGATGGCAGGAGCTCCAAGCCAGCAGCAGCCAATGCTCAGTGGGGTGCAGATGGCCCAAGCAGGTCAAACAG GAAAAATGCCAAGTGGAATAAAAACCAACATCAAGTCAGCTTCAATGCATCCCTACCAGCGGTGA
- the MED8 gene encoding mediator of RNA polymerase II transcription subunit 8 isoform X2, which translates to MQREEKQLEASLDALLSQVADLKNSLGSFIYKLENEYDRLTWPSVLDSFALLSGQLNTLNKVLKHEKTPLFRNQVIIPLVLSPDRDEDLMRQTEGRVPVFSHEVVPDHLRTKPDPEVEEQEKQLTTDAARIGADVAQKQIQSLNKMCSNLLEKISKEERESESGGLRPNKQTFNPADTNALVAAVAFGKGLSNWRPSGSSGPGQPGQPGAGTILAGASGLQQVQMAGAPSQQQPMLSGVQMAQAGQTGKMPSGIKTNIKSASMHPYQR; encoded by the exons ATGCAG AGGGAGGAGAAGCAGCTTGAGGCATCATTAGATGCACTGCTGAGTCAAGTGGCTGATCTGAAGAACTCACTGGGGAGTTTCATTTACAAGTTGGAGAACGAGTATGACCGGCTGACCTG GCCCTCTGTTCTGGACAGCTTTGCCTTGCTCTCTGGACAGTTGAATACTTTGAACAAGGTCTTGAAGCACGAAAAGACACCACTGTTCCGTAACCAGGTTATCATCCCTCTGGTGTTGTCCCCAGACCGAGATGAGGATCTCATG CGGCAGACTGAAGGACGAGTGCCTGTTTTCAGCCATGAGGTGGTCCCTGACCATCTGAGAACCAAGCCTGATCCTGAGGTTGAAGAGCAAGAGAAGCAACTAACAACAGATGCTGCCCGTATTGGTGCTGATGTGGCTCAG AAGCAGATCCAGAGCTTGAATAAAATGTGCTCAAACCTCCtggagaaaatcagcaaagaggaGCGGGAATCAGAGAGTGGAG GTCTTCGGCCGAACAAGCAGACCTTTAACCCTGCAGACACCAATGCCTTAGTAGCAGCTGTGGCCTTTGGGAAGGGGCTGTCTAACTGGAGACCTTCAGGTAGCAGTGGTCCTGGCCAGCCAGGCCAGCCAGGAGCCGGCACAATCCTTGCAGGAGCCTCAGGATTACAGCAAGTGCAGATGGCAGGAGCTCCAAGCCAGCAGCAGCCAATGCTCAGTGGGGTGCAGATGGCCCAAGCAGGTCAAACAG GAAAAATGCCAAGTGGAATAAAAACCAACATCAAGTCAGCTTCAATGCATCCCTACCAGCGGTGA
- the MED8 gene encoding mediator of RNA polymerase II transcription subunit 8 isoform X1, whose protein sequence is MCHTPIWVTLLFLLVQREEKQLEASLDALLSQVADLKNSLGSFIYKLENEYDRLTWPSVLDSFALLSGQLNTLNKVLKHEKTPLFRNQVIIPLVLSPDRDEDLMRQTEGRVPVFSHEVVPDHLRTKPDPEVEEQEKQLTTDAARIGADVAQKQIQSLNKMCSNLLEKISKEERESESGGLRPNKQTFNPADTNALVAAVAFGKGLSNWRPSGSSGPGQPGQPGAGTILAGASGLQQVQMAGAPSQQQPMLSGVQMAQAGQTGKMPSGIKTNIKSASMHPYQR, encoded by the exons ATGTGTCATACACCTATCTGGGTAACCCTCCTGTTCCTGTTGGTGCAGAGGGAGGAGAAGCAGCTTGAGGCATCATTAGATGCACTGCTGAGTCAAGTGGCTGATCTGAAGAACTCACTGGGGAGTTTCATTTACAAGTTGGAGAACGAGTATGACCGGCTGACCTG GCCCTCTGTTCTGGACAGCTTTGCCTTGCTCTCTGGACAGTTGAATACTTTGAACAAGGTCTTGAAGCACGAAAAGACACCACTGTTCCGTAACCAGGTTATCATCCCTCTGGTGTTGTCCCCAGACCGAGATGAGGATCTCATG CGGCAGACTGAAGGACGAGTGCCTGTTTTCAGCCATGAGGTGGTCCCTGACCATCTGAGAACCAAGCCTGATCCTGAGGTTGAAGAGCAAGAGAAGCAACTAACAACAGATGCTGCCCGTATTGGTGCTGATGTGGCTCAG AAGCAGATCCAGAGCTTGAATAAAATGTGCTCAAACCTCCtggagaaaatcagcaaagaggaGCGGGAATCAGAGAGTGGAG GTCTTCGGCCGAACAAGCAGACCTTTAACCCTGCAGACACCAATGCCTTAGTAGCAGCTGTGGCCTTTGGGAAGGGGCTGTCTAACTGGAGACCTTCAGGTAGCAGTGGTCCTGGCCAGCCAGGCCAGCCAGGAGCCGGCACAATCCTTGCAGGAGCCTCAGGATTACAGCAAGTGCAGATGGCAGGAGCTCCAAGCCAGCAGCAGCCAATGCTCAGTGGGGTGCAGATGGCCCAAGCAGGTCAAACAG GAAAAATGCCAAGTGGAATAAAAACCAACATCAAGTCAGCTTCAATGCATCCCTACCAGCGGTGA